One genomic window of Cannabis sativa cultivar Pink pepper isolate KNU-18-1 chromosome 2, ASM2916894v1, whole genome shotgun sequence includes the following:
- the LOC115719054 gene encoding uncharacterized protein LOC115719054, translated as MESHHASLGRRTLEEIRQKRAAERLSKTSSGPDLSKVSNSNDVVSMRKSESGNRISESDIGGLVAQIKYLEKRNTELEEQNKKLISTLQTTEADNDTLQKRLNDLEQNTVPSLRKALKSVAMEKDAAVVAREDFSAQLRTLKKRLKEAEEEQYRAEEDAAALRAELNLIQQQSMNGSLSGVTSIVNPLDQIQVLEKELLNLKSELQQESHLRQQERQRLAEEQTQTSKLMLEKQELEEKLAFMSKTASENSELASNKVFSLEEKEKLEKQLHDMAVVIEKLESSRQKLLVEIDSQSSEIESLFEENSTLQSSYQEAMGTAKQWENQVKDCLQQNEELRGILDELRIKQAKGFVEPLAGVNEAGSPAYAAEIISLKGQVAKEQSRAENLAADVLQLSARLQQTTQAYNSLARLYQPVLRNIESSLIKMKQDGSVTVK; from the exons ATGGAATCACATCACGCTTCGCTTGGCAGAAGAACG CTTGAAGAAATTCGTCAAAAGCGAGCTGCAGAAAGATTGAGCAAAACTTCGTCGGGACCAGATCTCAGCAAAGTTTCAAATTCAAATG ATGTTGTATCTATGAGAAAATCAGAGAGTGGAAATAGAATTTCGGAG TCAGATATTGGTGGCTTAGTGGCTCAAATAAAATACCTGGAGAAAAGGAATACAGAATTGGAAGAGCAGAACAAGAAATTGATTTCAACG CTCCAGACAACCGAGGCTGACAATGACACACTACAAAAGCGTTTGAATGATCTT GAACAAAACACTGTACCTTCTTTGAGAAAAGCTCTGAAGAGTGTAGCTATGGAAAAAGATGCAGCTGTTGTCGCAAGG GAGGACTTTTCAGCCCAACTTCGCACTCTCAAGAAACGTCTAAAAGAAGCAGAAGAGGAACAATATCGA GCTGAGGAAGATGCGGCAGCCTTGAGAGCAGAACTGAATTTGATACAGCAACAATCTATGAATGGTTCTCTTAGCGGAGTGACCTCCATTGTAAATCCACTGGATCAAATACAAGTCCTAGAAAAGGAGTTATTGAACTTGAAGTCAGAGTTACAG CAAGAATCACATTTAAGGCAGCAAGAGCGACAACGATTAGCAGAGGAGCAAACCCAAACTTCTAAGCTCATGTTGGAAAAGCAAGAACTGGAAGAAAAGCTTGCTTTTATGTCTAAAACGGCATCAG AAAATTCTGAGTTAGCATCTAACAAAGTATTTTCATTG GAAGAAAAGGAGAAACTTGAGAAGCAATTGCATGACATGGCTGTTGTAATTGAAAAATTGGAGAGTAGTAGACAAAAACTTCTAGTGGAG ATTGATTCTCAATCTTCAGAGATTGAAAGCCTTTTTGAGGAAAACTCTACCCTTCAGAGTTCCTATCAGGAAGCTATGGGCACAGCAAAGCAATGGGAGAATCAG GTGAAGGATTGTCTCCAACAAAATGAAGAGCTCCGTGGAATTCTCGATGAGTTGAGAATCAAACAGGCAAAGGGTTTTGTGGAACCACTTGCCGGTGTAAATGAGGCTGGTTCTCCTGCATATGCGGCTGAAATTATCTCCCTCAAG GGTCAAGTTGCAAAAGAACAGAGCCGAGCAGAGAATTTAGCTGCAGATGTATTGCAGCTCTCAGCCCGACTACAGCAAACCACTCAAGCATATAATAGTCTTGCACGCCT GTATCAGCCGGTGCTGCGGAACATAGAAAGCAGTCTAATAAAGATGAAGCAGGATGGTTCTGTGACTGTGAAATGA
- the LOC115719053 gene encoding pentatricopeptide repeat-containing protein CRR2, chloroplastic has translation MLVFPASQTLQPPFFPTHFNYLAPHNCQKLPICSLSLQHSVSTAKHSGDKNKLIQSLCKQGNLKQALQLLPHEPNPTQLTYELLIFSCIRRNSLSDGLVVYRHLLDDGSDQDPFLATKLINMYSELDSIDTARQVFDNTKKRTIYVWNAIFRALTLAGYGIEVFDLYRQMNWSGTRSDRFTYTYILKACVASECSVSLLQRGKEIHGHILRHGFESYVHIMTTLVDVYARFGCVSYASYVFGEMSTRNVVTWSAMIACYVKNERPFEALELFREMIAETGDSFPNSVTMVSILQACGALAALEQGKLIHGYILRRGLDSIMPVMSTLLSMYARCGKLELGQHVFNQMDKRDIVSWNSLISSYGIHGHGQKAIQVFKDMISHGVSPNHISFISVLGACSHAGLVMEGKKLFDSMVREHGMYPSMEHYACLVDLLGRANLLDEAAKVIEDMRIEPGPKVWGALLGSCKIHCNVELAERACKRLFELEPRNAGNYVLLADIYAEAGMWDEVKRVKRLSEVRKLQKVPGCCWVEVKKKVYSFMSVDEFNPQSELVHALLVNLSSEVKEMGYVPQTQIVLYDLEEEEKERILLGHSEKLAVAFGLINTNSNRETIRISKNLRLCEDCHSFTKIISKFADREIVVRDVNRFHHFRDGACSCGDYW, from the coding sequence ATGTTGGTTTTCCCTGCTTCCCAAACTCTCCAACCACCCTTCTTCCCCACCCACTTCAATTACCTTGCTCCTCATAactgtcaaaaactgccaatttgTTCCTTATCCTTACAGCATTCTGTCTCTACTGCCAAACACAGTGGTGATAAGAACAAGTTGATTCAGTCTCTTTGTAAACAGGGCAACCTTAAACAAGCCCTTCAACTCCTTCCTCACGAGCCAAACCCAACCCAACTCACCTACGAGCTCTTAATCTTCTCCTGCATACGCCGTAATTCTCTCTCTGATGGGCTCGTCGTTTATCGCCACCTCCTCGATGATGGGTCGGACCAAGATCCTTTCCTTGCCACCAAACTTATCAATATGTACTCGGAATTGGACTCCATAGATACTGCGCGCCAGGTGTTTGATAATACTAAGAAGAGAACTATCTATGTATGGAATGCAATTTTCAGAGCTCTGACTTTGGCAGGTTATGGGATAGAAGTTTTCGACTTGTACCGTCAGATGAATTGGTCTGGCACTCGCTCTGATAGGTTTACTTATACGTATATATTGAAAGCTTGTGTTGCTTCAGAGTGTTCGGTTTCTCTGCTTCAGAGAGGTAAGGAGATTCATGGTCATATTCTTCGTCATGGGTTTGAGTCTTATGTTCATATTATGACTACTTTAGTGGACGTGTATGCTAGATTTGGGTGTGTTTCATATGCAAGTTACGTGTTTGGTGAAATGTCAACTAGAAATGTTGTGACTTGGAGTGCTATGATTGCTTGTTATGTGAAAAATGAAAGACCTTTTGAAGCTTTGGAGCTTTTTAGAGAAATGATAGCCGAGACTGGTGATTCATTTCCCAATTCAGTCACAATGGTTAGCATTCTGCAAGCTTGTGGTGCGCTTGCTGCTCTTGAGCAAGGGAAGTTGATCCATGGATACATACTTAGAAGGGGACTTGATTCTATCATGCCAGTTATGAGCACCCTTCTTTCTATGTATGCAAGATGTGGTAAGCTTGAACTTGGGCAACATGTTTTCAATCAAATGGATAAGCGGGATATTGTTTCCTGGAATTCGTTGATCTCAAGTTATGGGATCCATGGACATGGGCAAAAGGCAATTCAAGTTTTCAAGGATATGATCTCCCATGGAGTATCACCAAATCATATATCATTTATTAGTGTTTTGGGGGCTTGTAGTCATGCTGGTCTTGTTATGGAGGGCAAGAAACTATTTGACTCCATGGTTAGAGAACACGGGATGTATCCTAGTATGGAGCACTATGCTTGTTTGGTTGATCTTCTTGGCCGAGCCAATCTACTAGATGAAGCAGCCAAAGTTATAGAGGATATGCGAATAGAGCCGGGGCCAAAAGTTTGGGGTGCTCTTCTTGGCTCTTGCAAGATTCATTGTAATGTTGAACTTGCAGAGAGAGCATGTAAAAGGCTATTTGAGTTGGAGCCTAGAAATGCTGGGAATTATGTGCTTCTAGCTGATATATATGCTGAAGCAGGTATGTGGGATGAAGTAAAAAGAGTAAAGCGGCTTTCAGAAGTTAGAAAGCTACAAAAGGTCCCAGGTTGTTGTTGGGTGgaagttaaaaaaaaagtctacTCATTCATGTCTGTTGATGAGTTTAACCCGCAGAGCGAACTGGTTCATGCTTTGTTGGTGAATTTGTCATCAGAGGTGAAGGAGATGGGATATGTGCCTCAAACTCAAATCGTGCTGTATGAtcttgaggaggaagagaaaGAGCGTATTCTATTAGGCCATAGTGAAAAATTAGCTGTTGCATTTGGACTAATCAATACTAACAGTAACAGAGAAACTATTAGAATCTCCAAGAACTTGAGGCTATGTGAAGACTGTCATTCTTTTACAAAGATCATTTCCAAGTTTGCAGACCGAGAGATTGTTGTCCGAGACGTGAATCGTTTCCACCATTTTCGAGATGGGGCTTGTTCATGTGGGGACTACTGGTAG
- the LOC115719292 gene encoding uncharacterized protein LOC115719292 — MVRTDLAQPAKLRWGELEEDDGEDLDFLLPPRQVIGPDENGIKKVVEYKFNDEGNKVKITTITRTRKLANARLSKRAVERRSWPKFGDAVQEDVGSRLTMVSTEEIILERPRAPGSKAEEAKNSGDPLSAKGGAVLMVCRTCGKKGDHWTSRCPYKDLAAPSEVFVDKAGPSDGAAPGAAPSSGKGTYVPPGMRGGAVAERGGTDMRRRNDENSVRVTNLSEDTREPDLLELFRPFGAVSRVYVAVDQKTGMSRGFGFVNFVNREDAQRAINKLNGYGYDNLILRVEWATPRTN, encoded by the exons ATGGTGAGAACTGACCTTGCGCAGCCTGCCAAGCTTCGGTGGGGAGAGCTTGAAGAAGACGATGGCGAGGACCTTGACTTTCTTTTGCCTCCTCGTCAGGTCATCGGACCCGATGAGAATGGAATCAAGAAGGTCGTTGAATATAAATTCAATGACGAAGGTAATAAGGTTAAGATCACCACTATCACAAGAACTAGAAAGCTAGCCAACGCTCGTCTCAGCAAGCGGGCCGTAGAGCGCCGCTCCTGGCCCAAGTTCGGCGACGCGGTGCAAGAAGATGTTGGCAGCAGGCTCACCATGGTCTCCACTGAGGAGATCATCCTCGAGCGACCTAGGGCTCCTG GTAGCAAGGCAGAAGAAGCGAAGAATTCTGGAGATCCGTTGAGTGCGAAAGGTGGTGCTGTTCTCATGGTTTGTAGAACATGTGGTAAGAAAGGTGACCATTGGACTTCGAGATGCCCTTACAAGGATCTCGCAGCCCCATCTGAAGTGTTTGTTGATAAGGCTGGTCCATCCGATGGAGCGGCTCCGGGAGCTGCTCCTAGTTCAGGGAAGGGAACCTATGTTCCTCCTGGAATGAGAGGAGGAGCGGTGGCGGAGAGAGGCGGAACGGACATGAGACGGAGGAATGATGAGAACTCTGTTCGGGTCACAAACCTTTCGGAGGATACTCGCGAGCCTGACTTGCTTGAGCTCTTCCGACCTTTTGGTGCTGTGAGCCGTGTTTACGTAGCTGTGGATCAGAAAACTGGAATGAGCAGAGGATTTGGGTTTGTGAACTTTGTTAATCGTGAAGATGCTCAGAGAGCCATTAATAAACTCAATGGTTATGGTTATGATAATCTTATCCTCCGAGTGGAATGGGCTACCCCAAGAACGAACTAG